One stretch of Paenibacillus sp. FSL R5-0341 DNA includes these proteins:
- a CDS encoding helix-turn-helix domain-containing protein translates to MYKVIVADDEPFMLEGWRTMIDWQACGYELCGTATDGEEALSLFNAVEPDLVVTDIQMPVMDGLGLIHTLREDLAYTSKIVIVTGYSDFNYAKQAIRYQVDQYVLKPLVPEEIHQILMEMIEPLDKRREELHQQDDLTFTDDVHVDHLDERRVSEEYDLEQMMNIAKDILTLIEAGDTDPIDNAVNKLLLMTEKAEVSLEWIHHVIRYIHGDLLRKYGKREVCREILCEKEWHETASWSSGTLQELCVRISEQLSQSDLKKLGTGGLVAEAVHELKQHYRSKIKLQDVANRIHVNSAYLGQQFKREMGVSFSDYVHQLRVEEARKLLRRTNMKITDIAFKLGYHDAEYFTQKFRAHTGELPSVYKNKNQG, encoded by the coding sequence ATGTATAAAGTTATTGTCGCGGATGATGAACCGTTTATGCTAGAAGGATGGAGAACGATGATCGACTGGCAAGCTTGTGGGTATGAACTCTGTGGAACAGCAACGGATGGAGAAGAAGCACTTTCTTTATTCAATGCTGTTGAACCGGATCTTGTGGTCACTGATATCCAAATGCCTGTTATGGATGGTCTGGGTTTGATCCATACCTTGCGTGAGGATCTTGCCTACACTTCAAAAATTGTTATTGTTACAGGATACTCCGACTTTAATTATGCCAAACAAGCGATACGGTATCAGGTTGATCAATATGTGCTTAAACCTCTTGTCCCTGAGGAAATTCATCAAATTCTTATGGAAATGATTGAGCCTCTGGACAAACGCAGAGAAGAGCTCCATCAGCAGGATGATCTCACGTTTACAGATGATGTTCATGTAGATCATCTTGATGAACGACGCGTAAGCGAAGAATATGATTTAGAGCAAATGATGAATATCGCTAAAGACATATTGACATTAATTGAAGCGGGAGACACAGATCCGATCGATAATGCCGTGAATAAATTGCTACTGATGACTGAGAAGGCAGAGGTTTCATTGGAATGGATACACCATGTCATCCGATATATCCATGGCGATCTGCTACGAAAATATGGAAAAAGGGAGGTTTGCAGAGAAATATTATGCGAGAAGGAATGGCATGAGACTGCAAGTTGGTCTTCCGGCACATTGCAAGAGCTCTGTGTTCGGATATCTGAGCAACTATCCCAGTCTGATCTGAAAAAGTTGGGTACAGGGGGCCTTGTTGCGGAAGCAGTCCATGAACTGAAGCAACACTACCGAAGTAAAATTAAATTGCAAGATGTCGCTAATCGTATTCACGTTAATTCTGCCTATCTGGGCCAGCAATTCAAGCGAGAGATGGGAGTCAGTTTCAGTGACTATGTGCACCAGCTTCGAGTTGAGGAGGCACGCAAACTTCTGCGACGTACCAACATGAAAATCACTGACATAGCATTCAAGCTTGGGTATCATGATGCCGAGTATTTTACTCAAAAATTCAGAGCGCATACAGGGGAGCTTCCATCCGTATATAAAAACAAAAACCAAGGGTGA
- a CDS encoding sensor histidine kinase — translation MFRNVNDIPLRSKFLLIYVLSILLPVITINIFFYQRTSADIKIREQENLRKSIDRAAGELLGMIDESVALSRIIAADDSLYELLDRTYRSPVDYYNEYHAFLRDKLTRYMSANILEVRIFTENDTIQTGSHYIVMNDKNILPGLKQLKSTSGGILVVDYIEPSGFNAGRRISVIGKMDTYTSYANYAKYSKIDLEVSRIYSILNRESDSLQLRLVDSNNRTVVSSGEFSETDLSNSDNDSIAKESGNSAYTLEKSLGNLAYLKGWKLIGVADTRHLDHLLQEAFKSILGLLALSIVVPSVLIYIILRSYHYRIRKLSRHMEKVRNERFDLIEIHEGRDEIGGLIRTFNIMIGKIHTLINDVYKLEIRQKDLELDQVRTELSMLQSQMNPHFLFNTLNALLVVSTKNGYTEVVEIIKSLSMLMRQLLSHSDNLIPLQEELQFTNLYLQIEKFRFGELFDYTFEVDPDAASLLIPRMSIQPLVENACKHGLQARKNGREIKITARRNASELVIQVIDNGIGMDAGRLTELLRDIRSERPRNGEHVGLRNVYRRLELFYEGNAIFDLSSVPGKETIAGYRIPISKLERGNRR, via the coding sequence ATGTTTCGTAACGTTAATGATATTCCTCTCCGATCCAAATTTCTGCTTATTTATGTACTTAGCATCCTCCTTCCGGTAATAACGATTAATATCTTCTTTTATCAACGAACCTCTGCAGACATCAAGATTCGAGAACAGGAAAATCTGCGTAAATCTATCGACAGGGCTGCGGGGGAACTGCTGGGCATGATTGATGAGAGCGTAGCTCTGAGCCGAATCATTGCAGCAGACGATTCACTCTATGAGCTACTTGATCGAACTTATCGTTCCCCTGTGGATTATTACAACGAGTACCATGCATTTCTGCGAGATAAATTAACACGTTATATGTCGGCCAATATTTTGGAGGTGCGCATCTTTACCGAGAACGATACTATTCAAACCGGAAGCCATTATATCGTGATGAATGACAAGAATATACTTCCCGGATTAAAACAGCTGAAATCCACCAGCGGTGGCATTCTGGTCGTGGACTATATTGAACCATCTGGATTTAACGCCGGAAGAAGGATCAGTGTGATTGGCAAAATGGATACCTATACCTCGTATGCGAATTATGCGAAATATTCCAAGATTGATCTGGAAGTTAGCCGGATATATAGCATTTTAAATCGTGAATCAGACAGTCTTCAGCTGCGCCTGGTGGACAGCAACAATCGTACTGTCGTTTCAAGTGGGGAATTTAGCGAAACCGATTTATCCAACTCGGATAACGATTCAATAGCCAAGGAATCTGGCAATTCTGCTTACACGCTCGAGAAGTCGTTGGGGAATCTAGCCTACCTAAAGGGTTGGAAATTGATAGGAGTTGCCGATACGCGTCACCTTGACCACCTTTTGCAAGAAGCCTTTAAATCAATTCTGGGGTTGCTTGCATTAAGTATCGTGGTCCCCTCTGTATTGATCTACATTATTTTACGTTCCTACCACTATCGGATTCGCAAGTTATCCAGACATATGGAGAAGGTTCGTAACGAACGATTCGATCTGATTGAAATTCACGAAGGCCGCGACGAAATCGGCGGGCTTATTCGTACATTTAATATCATGATTGGTAAAATTCATACGCTTATTAATGACGTATATAAACTGGAAATCCGTCAAAAAGATTTGGAGTTGGATCAAGTGAGGACTGAATTGTCCATGCTCCAGAGTCAGATGAATCCCCATTTTTTATTTAACACATTGAATGCCTTGCTGGTCGTTAGTACAAAGAATGGATATACGGAAGTAGTTGAGATTATTAAAAGTCTGTCCATGCTGATGAGACAGCTACTCAGTCATTCTGACAATCTGATTCCTTTGCAGGAAGAGCTGCAATTTACGAATCTTTATCTCCAGATTGAGAAGTTTCGCTTCGGAGAGCTGTTTGATTACACCTTCGAGGTTGATCCTGATGCAGCTTCGTTGCTCATTCCCCGAATGAGTATTCAACCGCTCGTCGAAAATGCCTGCAAACACGGCTTGCAGGCGCGAAAAAATGGAAGAGAGATCAAGATAACGGCGAGACGAAACGCTTCTGAACTGGTTATTCAGGTGATTGATAATGGAATCGGGATGGATGCAGGGAGACTAACCGAGCTCCTGCGAGATATTCGTTCTGAAAGACCCAGAAATGGCGAGCATGTAGGACTACGAAATGTATATCGCAGATTGGAACTCTTTTATGAAGGGAATGCGATCTTTGATCTAAGTAGTGTGCCTGGAAAGGAGACTATCGCGGGTTACCGTATACCAATCTCCAAGCTGGAAAGAGGAAATAGGAGGTAA
- a CDS encoding response regulator produces MYKVLLVDDEPYAIEGLQLLINWEKYGFEIRGVCANGEEAIRMIQQDQPDLVVTDIRMPVMNGLELVEEARRLEHESVLFVITSGYSDFNYARQAIRLGVSNYLTKPVDSTEAEEMLERLRLHLQEREKQERIREHAKVQKIKAYLSTLIRDKQNISEQEISEIVPHLNKSHWTYLRITFQGDIQEACSVAEQTAGGTTCCYVLDRTRDALGLVWGEEEPSRSEASEAIKAFTQRLLNNMQNNGCEDIHIAVGLMTSNLEHLSESFHSAQEVGRYLFFNQERLLFAEDIELEKWQFDPETMSEVDRIADLLENGSVDELSSSIRDVFELFLQMKAAPEIVHIFSTHIMFRGLSLCKELGGEPNGLMNESASRILEKSHRNIEEVAGNLEHFFLQCKSELAILRERQVGGIQAKVAEYVQTYYRETFTIQELAERFYVNPVHLGQSFLRKYGKGVIEVVHDLRMEEAKRLLQETNQTSSAIAEQVGYRSYQHFLRHFEKRTAMKPLEYRQKFTT; encoded by the coding sequence ATGTATAAAGTGCTGTTAGTAGACGATGAACCGTATGCCATTGAAGGATTACAACTTCTAATCAACTGGGAAAAGTATGGTTTTGAAATCAGAGGTGTATGTGCCAATGGTGAGGAAGCCATTCGGATGATACAACAAGACCAACCTGATCTCGTGGTGACAGATATTCGTATGCCTGTCATGAATGGGCTGGAGCTGGTCGAAGAAGCACGACGTTTGGAGCATGAATCCGTGCTGTTTGTCATCACGAGTGGATACAGTGACTTTAATTATGCCAGACAAGCTATCCGATTAGGTGTCTCTAACTATTTAACCAAGCCGGTTGACAGTACAGAAGCAGAGGAGATGCTGGAACGCCTCCGTCTACATTTGCAGGAACGTGAAAAGCAGGAACGTATTCGGGAACATGCAAAGGTGCAAAAGATCAAAGCATATTTGTCCACACTGATCCGGGATAAACAGAATATATCGGAGCAGGAGATCTCAGAGATCGTTCCTCATTTAAATAAGTCCCATTGGACTTACCTGCGGATTACTTTTCAAGGAGATATTCAGGAGGCCTGCTCAGTGGCTGAACAAACGGCTGGAGGAACAACCTGTTGTTATGTGCTAGACAGAACAAGAGACGCATTAGGACTTGTATGGGGGGAGGAGGAGCCTAGCAGAAGCGAGGCATCAGAAGCAATTAAAGCTTTTACACAGCGCTTATTGAACAACATGCAAAATAATGGTTGTGAAGATATTCATATCGCCGTCGGATTAATGACCAGCAATCTGGAACATTTGTCTGAATCCTTCCACTCCGCACAGGAAGTTGGACGTTATTTGTTTTTTAATCAAGAGCGTCTTTTGTTTGCCGAAGATATCGAGCTGGAGAAATGGCAATTTGATCCGGAAACCATGTCAGAGGTTGATCGTATTGCCGATCTGCTTGAGAACGGATCTGTAGATGAACTCTCAAGTTCCATTCGTGATGTCTTTGAACTGTTTCTGCAGATGAAGGCTGCACCAGAGATTGTACATATTTTTTCCACACACATTATGTTCCGCGGACTTTCCCTATGTAAAGAATTGGGAGGAGAGCCTAATGGACTGATGAACGAATCGGCGAGCCGCATTCTGGAGAAGAGTCATCGAAATATAGAAGAGGTTGCTGGCAATCTGGAACACTTCTTTTTGCAATGCAAATCGGAACTGGCTATTCTGCGTGAGAGGCAAGTCGGGGGCATTCAGGCTAAGGTGGCTGAATATGTGCAGACCTACTACAGGGAGACCTTTACGATCCAGGAGCTCGCAGAACGATTCTACGTGAACCCTGTCCATTTAGGCCAATCTTTCTTACGTAAGTACGGCAAGGGTGTAATAGAGGTGGTGCATGATCTGCGAATGGAAGAAGCGAAGCGTCTGCTTCAGGAGACGAATCAGACATCAAGTGCCATTGCAGAACAGGTAGGGTATCGTAGTTACCAGCATTTTCTCAGACATTTTGAAAAACGAACAGCCATGAAACCTTTGGAATACAGGCAAAAGTTCACGACTTGA
- a CDS encoding ABC transporter substrate-binding protein: protein MGGLKKKKLWGSVSLVLALSLALAGCSGDNEKATTPDGKEVLNISAFIGTPNQAPAKDNRIYKKIQDELGVNLEMEFLVGDLQQKLGVMIAGGDFPDLITADTKLVSAGAVIPLEDLIEEHAPNLKKHFGKDWNRMKDSSDGHIYWLPNYGVYTGEFISNYYSGPAFWIQKSVLKDAGYPTPKTLDEFTQLIRDYAAKNPTIDGQPTIGFTTLASDWRTFPLLNPPEHLTGHPNDGGVVVDENGVASVFADKDISKRYYKELNKLYNDGLLDKEAFVQNYDQYLAKISSGRVLGMFDQHWNFQSGEDPLVAQGKIGQTYVGFPLVYDTSITDHYLDRPVINLNNGFGISKDAEDPVALIKFLDKLMDEKYQKLLSWGEEGVDYQVNEEGRFYRTPEQRTEQEDPAWRLVNKAEGFYAAAPKLEGTFEDGNAIGAINQPEEFYDNLKPEDKELLDAYGFKTWSDFFSPAPENPVYYPAWQVDLKEGSDAAVANKQMTDTSLKFLPKAIMSKPDEFDNIWTEYVDAYKKINVQSYEDRINEQLKWRIENWSVK from the coding sequence ATGGGGGGACTGAAGAAAAAGAAGCTTTGGGGTTCCGTATCACTCGTTCTGGCTTTAAGTTTGGCACTGGCAGGATGCAGTGGTGACAATGAGAAAGCGACTACACCGGATGGTAAAGAGGTATTGAACATCTCGGCCTTTATCGGAACGCCGAATCAGGCGCCAGCTAAAGATAACCGAATCTACAAGAAGATCCAGGATGAACTCGGCGTCAATCTTGAGATGGAGTTTCTGGTAGGTGATCTTCAACAGAAGCTCGGCGTTATGATCGCCGGCGGCGATTTCCCTGACTTGATCACAGCAGACACCAAATTGGTCTCAGCCGGCGCGGTCATTCCGCTGGAAGATCTGATCGAGGAGCATGCACCCAATCTGAAGAAGCATTTCGGTAAAGATTGGAACCGGATGAAAGACTCCAGTGACGGACATATTTACTGGTTGCCTAACTATGGCGTGTATACAGGGGAGTTCATTAGTAACTATTATTCTGGCCCTGCCTTCTGGATTCAGAAGTCCGTACTGAAGGATGCCGGATACCCGACGCCTAAAACACTGGATGAATTCACACAGTTGATCCGTGATTACGCAGCCAAGAATCCAACCATTGATGGTCAACCGACGATTGGTTTTACTACACTGGCTTCTGACTGGCGGACGTTCCCATTGCTTAATCCACCAGAGCATCTTACGGGTCATCCCAATGATGGCGGTGTGGTCGTAGATGAGAATGGAGTGGCGAGTGTATTTGCCGACAAGGACATCTCCAAACGTTATTATAAGGAACTGAACAAATTGTATAATGATGGCTTGCTTGATAAAGAAGCCTTTGTTCAGAACTACGATCAATATTTGGCGAAAATCTCATCGGGACGTGTGCTTGGCATGTTCGACCAGCACTGGAATTTCCAGTCCGGTGAAGACCCACTCGTAGCTCAAGGCAAGATTGGCCAGACTTACGTTGGCTTCCCGCTAGTCTATGATACAAGTATTACAGATCATTATCTGGATCGTCCAGTCATCAACTTGAACAATGGTTTTGGTATCAGTAAAGATGCTGAAGATCCTGTCGCACTCATCAAATTCCTGGATAAGCTTATGGACGAGAAGTACCAGAAGCTCCTGTCATGGGGCGAAGAGGGTGTAGATTATCAGGTAAATGAAGAAGGAAGATTCTATCGTACCCCAGAGCAACGGACAGAGCAGGAAGATCCGGCATGGAGACTGGTTAACAAAGCAGAAGGTTTCTATGCTGCGGCACCGAAGCTGGAAGGAACCTTTGAAGATGGCAATGCGATTGGAGCGATCAACCAACCTGAGGAATTCTATGACAATCTCAAACCGGAAGATAAAGAACTTCTGGACGCATACGGCTTCAAAACATGGAGTGATTTCTTCTCTCCTGCACCAGAGAATCCGGTGTACTATCCAGCATGGCAGGTCGATCTGAAAGAAGGCTCTGATGCTGCGGTAGCAAACAAGCAAATGACAGACACTTCCTTAAAATTCTTGCCTAAGGCGATCATGTCAAAACCAGATGAGTTTGATAACATTTGGACCGAATATGTAGACGCTTACAAGAAAATCAATGTGCAATCCTATGAAGACCGGATTAATGAACAACTGAAATGGAGAATCGAGAACTGGTCTGTTAAATAA
- a CDS encoding ABC transporter permease subunit, which translates to MANTPGAIPEQTTRTAVTKTPILKRLRGQRQLMFMSLPIVAYILVFSYYPIWGWVMAFQNYSPAKSFSQQEWVGLKHFKFLLTDDAFLNVLRNTIAMSVINMVLGFATAIIFAILLNEIKHKFYKRTIQTISYLPHFLSWIIVTGIVASSLSVDGGIVNVVLMKLNIIQEPIMWLSVPEYFWGIVGASHVWKEVGWNAIIYLAAITSIDPSLYEAAEIDGANRYKKMLYVTLPGIKSIVIILLIMNMGWILEAGFEVQYLLGNGVVVDWSQTIDIFVLKYGLQIGNYSLATAAGIFKTVVSITLIFAANSISKRLGEDRLI; encoded by the coding sequence ATGGCGAACACGCCTGGAGCCATACCGGAGCAAACTACCCGTACAGCCGTTACCAAGACACCAATACTAAAACGGTTGCGCGGACAAAGACAACTGATGTTCATGTCATTGCCCATCGTTGCGTACATTCTCGTATTCTCGTATTATCCCATTTGGGGCTGGGTTATGGCTTTTCAGAATTATAGTCCTGCCAAGAGTTTCTCCCAGCAGGAATGGGTCGGACTCAAGCACTTCAAGTTTTTGCTGACAGACGATGCATTTCTAAACGTGCTTCGTAATACCATTGCGATGAGTGTAATCAATATGGTACTCGGATTTGCGACAGCCATTATATTTGCCATTTTACTTAATGAGATCAAACACAAGTTCTATAAACGAACCATTCAAACGATATCGTATTTGCCTCACTTTCTCTCATGGATCATCGTGACAGGCATCGTGGCAAGCTCCCTGTCTGTAGACGGCGGGATTGTCAATGTGGTGCTCATGAAGCTGAACATCATTCAAGAACCGATCATGTGGCTTAGTGTTCCCGAGTACTTTTGGGGCATTGTAGGCGCATCTCATGTGTGGAAAGAAGTAGGCTGGAATGCCATTATTTATTTGGCGGCCATCACGTCTATCGATCCGTCGCTCTATGAAGCGGCAGAGATTGATGGTGCGAACCGATATAAGAAAATGCTGTATGTGACCTTACCCGGAATCAAATCCATTGTTATCATCTTGCTGATCATGAATATGGGCTGGATTTTGGAAGCTGGATTTGAAGTTCAGTATCTGTTGGGTAATGGTGTGGTTGTGGACTGGTCACAGACGATAGATATATTTGTCCTGAAATACGGACTACAGATCGGGAATTATTCTTTGGCTACCGCGGCAGGTATCTTCAAGACGGTGGTTAGTATCACGCTGATCTTTGCGGCGAATTCAATTTCCAAACGACTCGGGGAAGACCGATTAATATAA
- a CDS encoding carbohydrate ABC transporter permease — MGINKSRLEPIVFHTLNGILMIAIAIVTLYPFVNTLAVSFNAGNDTIRGGIYLWPRVWTDQNYRAVFAGGTIFSAFGISVARTVLGTVLSLFLTSMLAYTLSRKDYILRKPITIFVVLTMYFSAGLIPTYFLMKDLHLLNNFLVYIIPGLISAFNMIVIRTYIQTLPEGLIESAKIDGAGDFRTFISIILPLCQPVLATVALFIAVGQWNSWFDTFLYASSKQNLSTLQYELMKLLSSSMNSNSSAAVANGADLGAARNMVTPVSIRAAITIVAALPILVVYPFLQKYFVHGLQLGGVKE; from the coding sequence ATGGGAATCAATAAATCTCGGCTTGAACCGATTGTCTTCCATACGTTAAACGGTATACTGATGATCGCTATCGCGATTGTTACCCTGTATCCGTTTGTGAATACACTCGCCGTATCGTTCAATGCCGGTAATGACACCATCCGGGGTGGGATTTATCTGTGGCCTCGGGTATGGACAGATCAAAACTACAGAGCTGTATTTGCAGGAGGGACGATCTTCAGCGCCTTTGGTATCTCGGTGGCGAGAACGGTGCTCGGAACAGTCTTGAGTCTGTTTCTGACCTCCATGCTGGCTTACACACTAAGCCGAAAAGATTATATTTTACGTAAACCAATTACCATTTTCGTTGTGCTTACGATGTATTTCAGTGCAGGACTTATTCCAACATACTTCCTGATGAAAGATTTGCATTTGTTAAACAACTTCCTGGTGTACATTATTCCTGGACTGATTAGTGCCTTCAATATGATTGTCATTCGGACTTATATCCAGACACTACCCGAGGGACTGATCGAATCAGCCAAAATTGACGGTGCTGGAGATTTCAGAACATTCATATCGATTATTCTACCGCTGTGCCAACCGGTGCTGGCTACGGTTGCACTGTTCATTGCAGTCGGTCAATGGAACTCGTGGTTCGATACGTTTCTGTATGCGTCTTCCAAGCAAAACCTGAGCACTCTGCAATATGAGTTGATGAAATTACTGTCTTCTTCCATGAACTCGAACAGCAGTGCAGCCGTTGCCAATGGTGCAGATCTCGGCGCTGCGCGTAACATGGTTACTCCTGTATCTATTCGGGCAGCGATTACGATTGTAGCTGCATTGCCGATCTTGGTCGTCTATCCATTTTTGCAAAAGTATTTTGTTCATGGCTTGCAGCTTGGTGGGGTAAAAGAGTAA
- a CDS encoding response regulator, which produces MKVLIVEDSIFVQKLLRKLIVDHIPECEIQIASNGEQGYNLFQEFRPDFITTDLLMPGLNGQEMLRMIRETDSTVKIIILSADIQKTTRDEVENLGISGFLNKPLTAEKANTLIQLIQAAYHAE; this is translated from the coding sequence ATGAAAGTATTAATTGTGGAAGACTCCATATTTGTACAGAAATTGCTTCGAAAGCTGATTGTTGATCATATTCCAGAATGCGAGATTCAGATTGCTAGCAATGGAGAGCAAGGATATAACCTATTTCAGGAGTTCCGACCTGATTTTATAACGACCGACCTGCTGATGCCTGGCTTGAACGGACAAGAAATGCTGCGAATGATTCGGGAAACGGATAGCACAGTCAAGATTATTATTCTATCTGCAGATATTCAGAAGACGACTCGGGATGAAGTAGAGAATCTGGGGATCTCCGGATTTTTGAATAAACCGTTAACCGCGGAAAAGGCAAATACATTGATTCAACTGATTCAGGCGGCTTATCATGCTGAATGA
- a CDS encoding chemotaxis protein CheC, producing MLNDLQKDLLTELVNVYVGQAANMLSEIVDKRIVLNIPEVELISISDVDPGDRRYNIFFSEGHLFRSSLQFGYEFQGKAFLMFPVEQAKVLANICLGELGETVIPADPSLMDTDLDVLKEVSNVLLNAIIGEFGNFLEIKLEYVLPDIELIYVTNSDQQILLQNEVYVLVLHTSFLLADTDVTGIIVIALSMNSISSLLAKMDALLEADHG from the coding sequence ATGCTGAATGATTTACAGAAAGATCTGCTGACTGAACTTGTGAACGTTTACGTGGGACAAGCGGCTAACATGTTGTCAGAGATTGTAGACAAACGTATCGTTTTGAATATTCCGGAAGTGGAGCTGATCTCCATATCAGATGTTGATCCTGGAGATCGAAGATACAACATTTTCTTCAGTGAAGGTCACCTGTTCAGATCGTCTTTACAGTTTGGCTACGAATTTCAAGGAAAAGCATTTCTGATGTTTCCTGTTGAGCAGGCTAAAGTGTTGGCCAATATCTGCCTTGGAGAACTGGGAGAGACCGTTATTCCTGCTGATCCGAGCTTGATGGATACGGATCTGGACGTGCTAAAAGAAGTTAGCAACGTCTTACTTAACGCCATCATTGGCGAATTCGGAAATTTTCTGGAGATCAAACTGGAATATGTACTGCCTGATATTGAGCTGATCTATGTCACCAATTCAGATCAACAAATACTTTTGCAGAATGAAGTATATGTGCTGGTGTTGCACACATCGTTTTTACTTGCCGATACCGATGTGACAGGCATTATTGTTATAGCGCTGAGTATGAACTCCATATCGAGCCTGTTGGCCAAAATGGACGCTTTATTGGAGGCAGACCATGGGTAA
- a CDS encoding sensor domain-containing diguanylate cyclase, with product MGNLVSQALNKANMGIMIVDRQLKVVVWNGWLERLTGKSREEVVGKNLLEVCPRFKSNVYLNILQNALYHGQSRFCSSALHKAFILPSEGEDEHLIRQNMHVEPLYQEDRCYALIQITDMTNMNTRVYKLKNLIKELETEYTKIKISEKISKHMSLHDPLTGLPNRLAYNDRLAWAISNAQRSDSKLAVMFVDADGFKQVNDTYGHDVGDQVLLEMAKRLSETIPTTDTVARLGGDEFIILSHLKDDHDAHIIAKQLEAAFSTHFKIAGNYINLSISIGISLFPKHGQEPSELLRHADRAMYKIKKNGKNGYGIFEPESDE from the coding sequence ATGGGTAATCTCGTATCACAAGCTTTGAACAAAGCCAATATGGGAATTATGATTGTCGACAGGCAACTGAAAGTTGTGGTGTGGAATGGCTGGTTGGAACGCCTTACTGGCAAGAGTAGGGAAGAAGTCGTTGGCAAGAATCTGCTTGAAGTGTGTCCACGCTTTAAGTCCAATGTCTACCTGAATATTTTGCAAAATGCGCTGTATCATGGTCAGAGCAGGTTTTGCTCAAGCGCTTTACATAAAGCGTTTATTCTCCCTAGTGAAGGCGAGGATGAACATTTAATCCGACAAAATATGCATGTTGAACCGCTCTATCAGGAAGATCGCTGTTATGCCCTTATTCAAATTACTGATATGACAAACATGAATACCCGGGTATATAAACTTAAAAACCTGATTAAGGAACTGGAGACCGAGTACACCAAAATCAAAATTTCCGAGAAGATCAGCAAGCATATGTCTTTGCATGATCCACTTACGGGTCTGCCTAATCGTCTGGCTTATAATGACCGCCTTGCATGGGCTATAAGCAACGCCCAAAGAAGTGATAGCAAACTTGCTGTCATGTTTGTAGATGCTGACGGTTTCAAGCAAGTGAATGATACGTATGGGCATGATGTTGGTGATCAAGTGTTGCTGGAGATGGCCAAGAGATTAAGCGAAACGATTCCAACGACAGACACTGTAGCACGGCTCGGCGGGGATGAATTCATCATATTAAGCCACCTGAAGGATGATCATGACGCTCACATCATCGCCAAACAATTGGAAGCTGCATTCAGCACCCATTTCAAAATTGCCGGAAATTATATCAATTTATCGATCAGTATTGGCATAAGCCTATTTCCGAAGCATGGACAGGAACCTTCCGAACTTTTGAGACATGCGGATCGAGCCATGTACAAGATTAAGAAGAATGGTAAGAACGGATACGGAATCTTCGAACCTGAAAGTGATGAATAA
- a CDS encoding Crp/Fnr family transcriptional regulator — protein sequence MSIKVHPDITAAVLKANLHEIITDEVLTTLQVKMYKKNETVVVSGNELKYFYIVIEGRVAIHNYSDQGNIAVVDYVEKNGVLGDLEFFQQCNYLHTAVAVVPSTILLIPLEIVHSHLTRSVSFLSHMCTVLTDKLMKSSVKNARSLLYPAKNKLCKYILQTSEKFESVTIPFVMKDISSMMGISDRHIRRLLSDLAQEQIIIKENRTLKVLDMEQLHRYSTDF from the coding sequence ATGTCTATAAAGGTTCACCCTGATATCACAGCTGCGGTTCTCAAAGCGAATTTACATGAAATCATTACCGATGAAGTTTTGACCACTCTGCAAGTGAAAATGTATAAGAAAAACGAGACGGTTGTCGTCTCAGGCAACGAATTGAAGTACTTTTATATCGTAATTGAAGGCAGGGTTGCCATTCACAATTATTCTGATCAAGGAAACATAGCCGTTGTCGATTATGTAGAAAAAAACGGAGTGTTGGGGGACTTGGAATTTTTTCAACAGTGCAATTATCTTCATACTGCTGTCGCTGTTGTACCGTCAACCATTCTACTGATCCCTTTGGAGATAGTACATTCGCATTTGACCAGATCAGTCTCTTTTCTATCGCATATGTGTACGGTTCTTACGGATAAACTCATGAAGTCTTCAGTAAAAAATGCAAGATCATTGTTGTATCCTGCAAAAAATAAGCTTTGTAAATATATTCTGCAAACCTCGGAAAAATTTGAGTCGGTAACGATTCCGTTTGTCATGAAAGATATTTCAAGCATGATGGGAATCTCCGATCGACATATTAGAAGATTGTTAAGTGATTTGGCCCAGGAGCAGATCATCATTAAGGAAAATAGAACATTAAAGGTGTTGGATATGGAGCAGTTACATCGATATTCAACCGATTTCTAA